One window of the Thermodesulfomicrobium sp. WS genome contains the following:
- a CDS encoding UTP--glucose-1-phosphate uridylyltransferase, giving the protein MSNTLSCVTLADQELTRLFRPFALKMEEQGMPAIVINTFKCYFNQFLYGAQGKLSDREILPVEDRELPDYEQLEEYKEDGEKALRHTVVIKLNGGLGTSMGLEGPKSLIPVKDGCTFLDLILMQAQKVRQRYGVEFPQVFMNSFRTHTETMLAIQGFSNGSTGIPLAFLQHRFPKILAQDLTPAKWPKDPELEWNPPGHGDIYTALVTSGMLDALLENDYYYAFISNADNLGAIMNRRLLGYMVRHNLPFLMEVARRTEQDKKGGHLCRLLKTNRLALREVAQCPDCEMDSFSDIEKFRFFNTNSIWVDLRVLQSVFVSHRLMPLDLIINPKTLDPRDPQSPAVFQLETAMGSAISSFYNAQAVVVPRKRFAPVKTTADLLLVMSDLFLRTEHDTIVPNPKRTTPMPTIRLDEKFYKKIDMFLQRFPSGAPSLMECDSLRVEGDVTFEADIRLSGHVHIVNATALPQRIPAGTHLTGEVHL; this is encoded by the coding sequence ATGAGCAACACCCTCTCCTGCGTCACCCTCGCCGATCAAGAGCTCACGCGGCTCTTTCGGCCCTTTGCCCTGAAAATGGAAGAGCAGGGCATGCCTGCCATCGTCATCAATACCTTCAAGTGTTACTTCAACCAATTTCTCTACGGCGCTCAAGGTAAGCTCTCGGACCGGGAAATCCTCCCGGTGGAGGACCGGGAACTGCCGGACTACGAACAATTGGAGGAGTATAAAGAAGACGGCGAAAAGGCCCTGCGCCACACCGTAGTCATCAAGCTCAACGGCGGACTGGGCACGAGCATGGGACTCGAAGGCCCCAAAAGCCTGATCCCGGTCAAAGATGGCTGCACCTTTCTCGACCTCATTCTCATGCAGGCGCAGAAAGTTCGGCAGCGCTACGGCGTGGAGTTTCCGCAAGTCTTCATGAACAGCTTCCGCACCCACACCGAGACCATGCTCGCCATCCAAGGATTCTCCAATGGCAGCACCGGCATTCCCTTGGCGTTCTTACAGCACCGTTTCCCCAAGATCCTTGCCCAGGACCTCACGCCCGCCAAATGGCCAAAGGATCCAGAGCTCGAGTGGAATCCCCCGGGACACGGCGATATTTACACGGCCCTCGTGACCTCGGGCATGCTCGATGCTTTGCTGGAAAACGACTACTACTACGCCTTTATCTCCAACGCCGACAACCTCGGCGCCATCATGAATCGCCGCCTTTTGGGCTATATGGTGCGGCACAATCTCCCGTTCCTCATGGAAGTGGCTCGACGCACGGAGCAGGACAAAAAAGGCGGCCATCTCTGTCGGCTGCTCAAGACCAACCGTCTGGCCTTGCGGGAAGTGGCCCAGTGCCCGGACTGCGAAATGGATTCGTTCTCGGACATCGAAAAGTTCCGTTTCTTCAACACCAACTCCATCTGGGTGGACCTCCGGGTGCTCCAGTCCGTGTTCGTCTCGCACCGGCTTATGCCGCTGGACCTCATCATCAACCCCAAGACCCTGGATCCCCGCGATCCCCAGTCGCCGGCGGTGTTTCAACTGGAAACCGCCATGGGGTCCGCCATCAGCAGCTTCTACAACGCCCAGGCCGTGGTGGTGCCACGCAAGCGCTTTGCCCCGGTGAAGACCACCGCAGACCTGCTTTTGGTCATGTCGGATCTTTTTTTGCGCACCGAGCACGACACCATCGTGCCCAACCCCAAGCGGACCACTCCCATGCCCACCATCCGTTTGGATGAAAAATTTTACAAAAAGATCGACATGTTTCTGCAACGATTTCCAAGCGGCGCCCCAAGCCTCATGGAGTGCGACTCTCTTCGGGTGGAGGGCGACGTCACCTTCGAGGCCGACATCCGGCTCTCGGGACATGTCCACATCGTCAACGCCACTGCCCTGCCGCAGCGTATCCCGGCAGGAACCCATCTCACCGGAGAGGTCCACCTCTAA
- a CDS encoding response regulator, which yields MKRILVVDDDPLFRTAISHWLTESGYTALEAADAASALQCFTDQRPHAVLLDLILGEDDALPLLRTMRDLRPHVPILVVSAKDHAQYATQAFKSGAWEYIIKPVASLEILAQTIHSCLEQSRLQERMRATQARLHTLVHNLPIILFSFTKSLDFTFLTPKTEHVLGYSVAELQNYPLKFLHLIHKEDRKTFLSNIAHIFDGTHFESKMDFRFTHKQGYPLVLQVHFIASRHASEPQRVEGILLDITHHTYLDRMFLSNERQMALHTLAQELAHEVRNPLVALGGLARILEERYPADAECALLRQECHRLDTIWERLEPLLDPPPAAMETISIASAVTFLFRILSHHLERMGIRWEIREEAAPVVQASVELTHRALLSVIQYAQDTLASGGHILVRILGDGQSAGVDLVLSDAPLAHVGHQHLEVCRRLMARQNGRMEVHASAPTLTVRLRLPCVHPGLVSADTFP from the coding sequence ATGAAACGCATTCTGGTCGTGGATGACGATCCTCTCTTTCGCACCGCCATCTCCCATTGGCTTACCGAATCCGGATACACGGCGCTCGAAGCAGCGGACGCCGCGTCCGCCTTGCAATGCTTTACTGATCAACGCCCCCATGCGGTGCTCCTCGACCTCATCCTCGGCGAAGACGACGCGCTGCCCCTTTTGCGGACCATGCGCGATCTGCGCCCCCACGTCCCCATTCTCGTTGTCTCGGCAAAAGACCATGCCCAATACGCCACCCAAGCATTCAAGTCCGGGGCGTGGGAATACATCATCAAGCCTGTTGCCAGCCTGGAAATTCTCGCACAAACCATCCACAGCTGTTTGGAACAAAGTCGGCTCCAAGAGCGCATGCGCGCCACACAAGCGCGGCTGCATACACTCGTCCACAACCTCCCCATCATCCTCTTCAGCTTCACCAAAAGTCTCGATTTTACATTTCTTACTCCAAAAACCGAGCATGTTTTGGGCTACAGCGTAGCGGAGCTCCAAAACTATCCCCTCAAGTTTCTCCATCTCATCCATAAAGAGGACCGAAAAACATTTCTGAGCAACATCGCCCATATCTTTGATGGCACCCACTTTGAGTCCAAAATGGACTTCCGCTTCACCCATAAGCAAGGCTACCCATTGGTGCTCCAAGTGCACTTCATCGCCAGCCGCCACGCAAGCGAACCCCAGCGGGTGGAAGGGATCCTGCTCGATATCACTCACCACACCTACTTGGACCGCATGTTTCTCTCCAACGAACGCCAGATGGCGCTCCATACCCTCGCGCAAGAACTGGCCCATGAAGTCCGTAACCCCCTCGTGGCCTTGGGCGGACTGGCACGCATCCTTGAGGAACGCTACCCGGCTGACGCGGAATGTGCCCTTTTGCGCCAGGAATGCCATCGTCTGGACACGATCTGGGAGCGTTTGGAGCCGCTCTTGGACCCCCCGCCTGCCGCCATGGAAACCATCTCCATTGCCAGCGCTGTGACCTTCCTTTTCCGCATCCTCAGCCACCACTTGGAGCGCATGGGCATCAGGTGGGAAATCCGTGAGGAAGCAGCGCCCGTAGTGCAGGCCAGCGTTGAGCTCACCCACCGAGCGTTGCTCTCGGTCATCCAGTATGCCCAAGACACCCTCGCCTCTGGCGGCCACATCCTGGTGCGGATCCTGGGTGACGGACAATCCGCCGGCGTGGACCTCGTGCTCTCTGACGCCCCGCTTGCCCACGTGGGGCACCAGCATCTGGAAGTATGCCGCCGTCTCATGGCCCGCCAAAACGGACGCATGGAGGTGCACGCCTCGGCCCCAACCCTCACGGTGCGGCTGCGTCTGCCGTGCGTCCATCCCGGTCTTGTGTCCGCGGACACTTTTCCCTAA
- a CDS encoding sigma 54-interacting transcriptional regulator, with amino-acid sequence MNAFDSLHAFTILHALLRDLDPLGPLQTSLETLLQRTAQAMGYRRMGVAIFDPKTNTISFDLFYGHHGQAKAVYTPGQGVTGQVVQTGQPIVVENMASDPRFLNKALGRPKEELHELAFVCVPIHRTTTQGTPEVLGVLSADIPRQERRSLDGHQAFLEVLAAVIARQTAYLQEAMAQKELWASMGFLGEASERAKALSQSKIVATSKAMSFVMGQVLQVAPSKAAVLLRGESGTGKELIAEAIHNASPRRDRPLVRLNCAALPSDLLESELFGHERGAFTGAVSAKKGRFELAHTGTLFLDEIGELSPEAQAKLLRALQEGEVQRVGSEKPITVDVRIICATHQPLEQLIKTGKFREDLYYRINVFPIFIPPLRERREDILPLAEYFLQWFCTEYGKTIKRISMPAIDLLTQYAWPGNVRELRNCMERATLICNEEAIRTYHLPPTLQTAESSATDIQLSFGEAVAKFEQELLIEALQRCRGNMLQVARDLRTSYRIIHYKIKKYNIDPKKYAKRQRGHPSSSSS; translated from the coding sequence ATGAACGCCTTTGACAGCCTGCACGCCTTCACCATCTTGCACGCACTCCTTCGGGACCTCGATCCTCTCGGGCCCTTGCAGACCAGTCTCGAGACGCTGTTGCAGCGCACCGCGCAAGCCATGGGCTACCGCCGTATGGGGGTCGCCATCTTCGACCCCAAGACCAATACCATCTCTTTCGACCTCTTCTACGGCCACCACGGCCAGGCCAAGGCGGTCTACACACCAGGCCAAGGGGTCACGGGCCAGGTGGTGCAGACCGGCCAACCCATTGTCGTGGAAAACATGGCCAGCGACCCCCGCTTTCTCAACAAGGCCTTGGGGCGGCCCAAAGAGGAACTCCACGAGCTCGCCTTTGTCTGTGTGCCGATACACCGCACCACCACCCAAGGAACGCCGGAGGTCCTCGGTGTACTCAGCGCCGACATCCCCCGCCAAGAAAGGCGCAGCCTCGACGGACACCAGGCCTTTCTCGAGGTCCTTGCCGCGGTCATCGCCCGCCAAACGGCATATCTCCAGGAGGCCATGGCCCAAAAAGAGCTCTGGGCGTCCATGGGTTTTTTGGGGGAGGCGAGCGAGCGCGCCAAGGCCCTGAGCCAAAGCAAGATCGTGGCCACATCCAAGGCCATGTCCTTTGTCATGGGGCAAGTGCTTCAAGTGGCCCCGAGTAAAGCCGCCGTGCTCTTGCGGGGGGAGTCAGGCACCGGCAAGGAGCTCATCGCCGAGGCCATCCACAACGCCAGCCCTCGCCGGGACCGGCCGCTGGTGCGCCTCAACTGCGCCGCCCTCCCTTCGGACCTCTTGGAAAGCGAGCTCTTCGGGCACGAGCGTGGGGCCTTCACCGGCGCGGTGAGCGCCAAGAAGGGCCGTTTCGAACTGGCCCATACCGGCACCCTGTTTTTGGACGAAATCGGCGAGCTCTCCCCAGAGGCGCAGGCCAAACTCCTGCGCGCCCTGCAAGAAGGCGAAGTCCAACGGGTGGGGAGCGAAAAGCCCATTACCGTGGACGTACGCATCATCTGCGCCACCCACCAACCCTTGGAACAGCTCATCAAGACCGGCAAATTCCGCGAAGACCTCTACTACCGCATCAACGTGTTCCCCATCTTCATCCCTCCCCTGCGGGAGCGGCGCGAGGACATCCTGCCGCTGGCGGAGTATTTTCTCCAATGGTTTTGCACGGAATATGGCAAAACCATCAAACGCATCTCCATGCCCGCCATAGATTTGCTCACGCAATACGCCTGGCCGGGGAACGTGCGCGAACTGCGCAACTGCATGGAACGGGCCACTCTTATCTGCAATGAAGAGGCCATACGCACATATCATCTTCCACCGACGCTGCAGACCGCCGAAAGCTCGGCCACGGATATTCAGCTCTCTTTTGGAGAGGCGGTGGCAAAATTCGAGCAGGAGCTCTTGATCGAGGCGCTTCAGCGATGCAGGGGCAACATGCTCCAGGTTGCCCGGGATCTGCGAACAAGCTACCGCATCATCCACTACAAGATCAAAAAATACAATATTGACCCCAAAAAATACGCCAAGCGCCAGCGTGGCCATCCAAGCTCATCTTCGTCATGA
- a CDS encoding rhodanese-like domain-containing protein, giving the protein MRSSSRTALSILAIVAAATLLALCFNQWRPTPLAWVRTEAFVPAPAPAPAQPSIHEAPSTPAPEGAAPPAAEAPTPTPAEDQTPPHAEPTAPMQSPAPMTESAPQTEPAEKPTTPEAPVADASPQPQEATQTAPAEVPATQEAASAQPEAPAAALSVADALQLHLSGQAVFLDARDPDTYAQGHIPGALCVPPTELDRLWPHIAPHIEGKTVVTYCDGERCPLSEELAAALRARGVSTVLVFVNGWSLWQGEHLPTTTGLNP; this is encoded by the coding sequence ATGCGATCTTCCTCCCGAACCGCGCTCAGCATCCTGGCCATCGTCGCCGCAGCGACCCTGCTTGCCTTGTGCTTCAACCAGTGGCGGCCCACTCCCTTGGCATGGGTGCGCACCGAGGCCTTCGTCCCCGCTCCGGCCCCAGCACCTGCGCAGCCAAGCATCCACGAGGCGCCAAGTACCCCGGCGCCCGAAGGGGCTGCGCCCCCTGCGGCGGAGGCCCCGACACCAACGCCTGCAGAAGACCAAACCCCTCCGCATGCAGAGCCCACTGCGCCCATGCAGTCGCCTGCCCCAATGACGGAAAGTGCCCCCCAGACGGAACCAGCCGAAAAACCGACGACGCCCGAAGCCCCGGTCGCGGATGCGTCCCCGCAGCCGCAAGAAGCGACCCAAACAGCGCCGGCAGAGGTGCCCGCCACCCAGGAAGCAGCGTCTGCCCAGCCAGAAGCGCCCGCTGCGGCGCTTTCCGTGGCCGACGCCCTGCAACTCCATCTTTCAGGCCAGGCGGTGTTTCTCGATGCCCGCGACCCAGACACCTATGCCCAGGGACACATCCCAGGGGCGCTGTGCGTGCCGCCTACGGAGCTCGACCGCCTCTGGCCGCACATCGCCCCGCATATCGAAGGCAAGACGGTGGTGACGTACTGCGACGGCGAGCGCTGTCCGCTCTCGGAGGAACTGGCCGCGGCCCTGCGGGCGCGCGGGGTGTCCACCGTCCTCGTCTTCGTCAATGGCTGGAGCCTGTGGCAGGGTGAGCACCTGCCCACGACCACTGGTCTCAATCCCTAA